A single Bremerella cremea DNA region contains:
- a CDS encoding STAS domain-containing protein yields the protein MNDAPTDLVHHNVIDEVLVLTPQVEQMRETDDCYAIRDGMAHYAQSVPHRCLVIDMNKVNFVSSTGILAFLNLRRCVPNPDERIMFCNLSEDLEGMFRICKMISDDPSSPSPFRHADSLESAISSA from the coding sequence ATGAATGATGCTCCTACTGACCTGGTTCACCACAACGTAATTGACGAAGTTTTAGTGCTCACACCTCAGGTCGAGCAAATGCGGGAGACCGATGACTGCTATGCGATTCGTGACGGCATGGCCCATTACGCACAAAGCGTCCCTCACCGCTGCTTGGTGATCGACATGAACAAGGTGAACTTCGTCAGCAGTACCGGTATTCTGGCCTTTCTCAATCTTCGCCGCTGCGTGCCCAACCCGGACGAGCGGATCATGTTTTGCAATCTTTCGGAAGATTTAGAGGGCATGTTTCGGATCTGCAAAATGATCTCGGACGACCCAAGCAGCCCGTCACCTTTCCGGCATGCCGATAGCCTTGAGTCGGCCATATCCAGTGCCTAA
- a CDS encoding DNA-methyltransferase, whose amino-acid sequence MTKPMEIPTSGLTTGDCIAQMQQLPEGSIDLAFADPPFNIGYKYDVYDDRRTVDEYLDWSEAWMKEVHRVLKPNGAFWLAIGDEFAAELKVLATRTLGFHCRNWVVWYYTFGVHCKSKFTRSHAHIFYFTKNAKKFTFNDQEIRVPSARMLVYGDKRANPKGRVPDDTWILRPQDVPESFSSEEDTWYFPRVAGTFKERAGFHGCQMPEQLLGRIIKTCSNEGEVVMDPFAGSGSTLITAKKLGREFVGYELSEDYANQVRKRLDKVEVGDALVGSENPLTSAPSTAKGKRLKQSTFLAE is encoded by the coding sequence ATGACTAAGCCGATGGAGATCCCCACTTCTGGACTTACGACCGGCGATTGCATTGCCCAGATGCAACAATTACCAGAAGGCTCGATCGACTTGGCTTTCGCGGATCCTCCTTTTAACATCGGGTATAAGTACGATGTTTACGACGATCGGCGGACCGTTGACGAGTATCTCGACTGGAGCGAAGCGTGGATGAAAGAGGTCCACCGCGTGCTGAAGCCTAACGGCGCGTTTTGGTTGGCCATTGGAGACGAGTTCGCAGCAGAGCTCAAGGTTCTGGCCACACGCACGCTGGGTTTTCATTGTCGCAATTGGGTGGTGTGGTATTACACCTTTGGCGTTCACTGCAAAAGCAAGTTCACCCGCAGCCACGCCCATATCTTTTATTTCACCAAGAACGCCAAGAAGTTCACGTTCAACGACCAGGAAATCCGCGTTCCCAGTGCCCGCATGTTGGTTTACGGCGACAAACGAGCCAACCCGAAAGGACGCGTTCCTGACGATACCTGGATCTTGCGGCCCCAGGACGTCCCAGAAAGCTTCAGCAGCGAGGAAGATACGTGGTACTTCCCCCGCGTGGCCGGAACCTTCAAAGAGCGGGCCGGGTTCCATGGCTGCCAAATGCCTGAGCAACTGTTAGGACGCATCATCAAGACTTGCTCGAACGAAGGGGAAGTGGTGATGGATCCCTTTGCCGGCAGTGGCTCGACCTTGATCACGGCGAAAAAGCTGGGCCGCGAGTTCGTGGGCTACGAACTCTCGGAAGATTACGCCAATCAGGTTCGCAAACGTCTTGATAAAGTCGAGGTTGGCGACGCGCTGGTCGGTTCCGAAAACCCCCTGACCAGCGCCCCCAGCACAGCCAAGGGAAAACGCTTGAAGCAGTCCACCTTCCTGGCAGAGTAA
- a CDS encoding thymidylate synthase, with amino-acid sequence MQQYLNLMRRILDECAEKHDRTGTGTLSVFGHQMRFDLAQGFPAVTTKKLHLRSIIHELLWFLQGDTNIRYLRENKVSIWDEWADEEGNLGPVYGKQWRSWQTPSGQSVDQITQLVEQIKTNPDSRRLIVSAWNVADVPHMALPPCHLLFQFYVANGKLSCQLYQRSADVFLGVPFNIASYALLTMMIAQVTDLQLGDFVHTFGDAHLYLNHLEQTKLQLSREPRPLPTMKINPEVKDLFAFRFEDFELQNYDPHPHISAPVAV; translated from the coding sequence ATGCAGCAGTATCTCAACTTGATGCGGCGGATTCTTGATGAATGCGCCGAGAAACACGATCGCACCGGCACCGGCACGCTCAGCGTGTTCGGCCATCAAATGCGGTTCGACCTCGCCCAAGGTTTCCCCGCCGTTACCACTAAAAAGCTGCACCTGAGATCGATCATTCACGAACTGTTATGGTTCCTGCAAGGCGATACGAACATTCGTTATCTGCGCGAGAACAAGGTTTCGATCTGGGACGAATGGGCCGACGAAGAAGGCAACCTCGGCCCCGTTTATGGCAAACAGTGGCGCAGCTGGCAAACCCCCAGTGGCCAGTCGGTCGACCAAATAACGCAGTTGGTCGAGCAGATTAAAACCAATCCCGACTCGCGACGGCTCATTGTCTCGGCCTGGAATGTGGCGGACGTTCCCCACATGGCGTTGCCGCCGTGCCACTTGCTGTTTCAATTTTACGTGGCCAACGGAAAGCTCTCGTGCCAGCTGTATCAGCGTAGCGCCGATGTGTTCTTGGGCGTGCCGTTTAACATCGCTTCGTACGCGTTGTTGACGATGATGATCGCCCAGGTCACCGATCTTCAGCTTGGTGACTTTGTTCACACGTTTGGAGATGCCCATCTTTATCTGAATCACCTGGAACAGACCAAGCTGCAACTCTCGCGCGAGCCTCGTCCGTTGCCGACGATGAAGATCAATCCCGAGGTGAAGGACTTGTTCGCGTTTCGGTTCGAAGACTTCGAATTGCAAAACTACGACCCGCATCCCCATATTTCCGCCCCGGTGGCCGTATGA
- a CDS encoding DUF4198 domain-containing protein, producing MKSLISLALIFTALASVATAHDTWVETNTNIVRTGDAIYTDLKLGNHGNHHRDFKLASKIGMEGLTWTVISPSGEKFDAQSVAVDTGYAPKEGFWNAKYVADKPGLYTVSHTLDKIVNHGTAIRARKSGKTFFIVSDSLDQVPSDLTGFDQPLGHALELVPIENPVAPLGPGKPITVKLLLHGKPLADTVVSFIPRRETLAEDFDETYERKTNQQGEASFTPKSGDQYLVVAHLTDEDAKGEDFEKTAYTATLTVIVPERCPCCGE from the coding sequence ATGAAATCACTCATATCGCTCGCCTTGATTTTCACTGCGTTGGCCTCGGTAGCTACGGCACACGATACGTGGGTCGAAACCAACACCAACATCGTCCGCACCGGCGATGCCATCTACACCGACCTGAAGCTCGGCAACCATGGCAATCATCATCGCGATTTCAAACTAGCGAGTAAGATCGGCATGGAAGGTTTGACCTGGACGGTTATCTCTCCCTCTGGCGAAAAGTTCGATGCCCAAAGCGTGGCCGTCGATACCGGCTATGCTCCGAAAGAAGGCTTTTGGAACGCCAAGTACGTGGCCGATAAGCCGGGGCTTTACACCGTGAGTCACACGCTCGACAAGATCGTGAACCACGGCACCGCCATCCGCGCACGCAAGAGCGGCAAAACGTTTTTCATCGTCAGCGATAGCCTTGATCAGGTACCGAGCGACTTGACCGGTTTCGACCAACCACTGGGACATGCGCTGGAACTGGTTCCCATCGAGAACCCAGTCGCCCCGCTAGGGCCAGGCAAGCCGATTACGGTGAAGCTGCTGCTGCATGGTAAGCCGCTGGCCGATACCGTCGTCTCGTTCATTCCGCGACGCGAAACACTGGCAGAGGATTTTGACGAAACGTACGAGCGGAAAACCAACCAGCAAGGCGAAGCCAGCTTCACGCCCAAGAGTGGCGATCAATACCTGGTGGTGGCTCACCTGACCGACGAAGATGCCAAAGGTGAAGACTTCGAGAAAACGGCCTACACCGCCACGCTTACGGTGATTGTGCCTGAGCGTTGCCCCTGCTGCGGCGAGTAA
- a CDS encoding sugar phosphate isomerase/epimerase family protein gives MFRYAICNETYQDWPFKNALSHAKEAGYSAIEIAPFTLAQTAYDVSPKTRARIREEIADTEIDVVGLHWLLAKTEGFYLTTPDNDVRKKTSDYFCELARLCRDLGGSIMVLGSPQQRNLLPGVSESEAMRLAADCIRRAMPTLEQCEVTLALEPLGPAEGDFLNTAEKGMELMDLIDSPNCKIHLDVKAMSAEEKPIPQIIRETAPHIAHFHANDPNKRGPGMGDVDFAPIFQTLKEVGYNGWVSVEVFDYEPGIESLVKDSIAYMHKCESVLPS, from the coding sequence ATGTTCCGCTACGCTATCTGCAACGAGACCTATCAAGATTGGCCGTTCAAGAATGCTTTGTCCCACGCCAAAGAAGCTGGGTACAGCGCAATCGAGATCGCTCCATTCACTCTCGCCCAAACGGCTTACGACGTATCGCCCAAGACGCGCGCGAGAATACGCGAAGAAATCGCCGATACCGAGATCGACGTGGTAGGGCTGCATTGGCTGCTGGCCAAGACCGAAGGCTTTTATCTTACCACCCCAGACAACGACGTTCGGAAAAAGACAAGCGACTATTTCTGCGAGCTGGCCCGCCTTTGCCGCGACTTAGGTGGCAGCATCATGGTTCTCGGCAGCCCCCAGCAGCGGAACTTGTTGCCCGGCGTCAGCGAATCGGAAGCAATGCGATTGGCGGCCGACTGTATCCGCCGCGCGATGCCCACCCTAGAGCAATGCGAAGTGACGCTGGCCCTGGAACCCCTCGGCCCCGCCGAAGGGGACTTTTTGAATACGGCCGAGAAGGGGATGGAATTGATGGACCTGATCGATTCGCCGAACTGCAAAATCCATCTCGACGTAAAAGCGATGTCCGCGGAAGAAAAACCGATTCCGCAAATCATTCGCGAAACGGCTCCGCACATCGCCCACTTCCACGCCAACGATCCCAACAAACGTGGGCCAGGCATGGGCGACGTCGATTTTGCCCCGATTTTCCAAACCCTGAAGGAAGTCGGCTACAATGGTTGGGTCTCGGTCGAAGTCTTCGACTACGAGCCCGGCATCGAATCGCTGGTCAAAGACAGCATCGCATACATGCACAAGTGCGAATCGGTGTTGCCTTCGTAG
- a CDS encoding iron-containing alcohol dehydrogenase: MANSWSFFSAGQFTFGCGSRHELGKHAVRRGYRKVLIVTDSTLSGLGMIQPLHDDLSEHGVQVEVFDGSEAEPDLSIAQNAAFVATTFQPDAILGLGGGSNIDLAKVTSVLATHGGEPQDYFGWDNVPGPITPVIALPTTAGTGSEVSQSAVLTDRAANMKVSILSQFMRPALAIVDPELTFSCPKQITADSGIDALTHAVEAYLSKDAKEIAAQPGEAIPYSGCTPIGELMAEEAIALVGRYLPAAVHEPHNQVAREKMALAASLAGLAFSNCGVAVVHALEYPIGGRVHCSHGAGNGLLLPYVMRYNLPQREEKLARIAQLLNPIGDHGSDMEAALVAIREVEQLKSLIGIPEKLSTLGVTEAMLPEFADKSFAISRLMNINPRTPTRDDLLQILRDAL; the protein is encoded by the coding sequence ATGGCCAACTCTTGGAGCTTTTTCTCGGCGGGTCAGTTTACGTTCGGTTGCGGTTCGCGACACGAACTAGGCAAGCACGCCGTGCGGCGCGGCTATCGTAAGGTGTTGATCGTCACCGATTCAACCCTTTCCGGTTTGGGCATGATCCAGCCGCTGCACGACGACCTGAGCGAGCATGGCGTGCAAGTCGAAGTCTTCGACGGCAGCGAGGCTGAGCCTGATTTGTCGATCGCCCAGAATGCCGCCTTCGTGGCGACGACCTTTCAACCGGATGCCATTTTAGGCCTCGGCGGTGGCAGCAATATCGACCTGGCCAAGGTCACCTCGGTGCTGGCCACACACGGTGGCGAACCTCAGGACTACTTCGGTTGGGACAACGTACCAGGCCCGATCACACCAGTAATCGCCCTACCCACGACTGCCGGAACCGGCAGCGAGGTCTCGCAATCGGCCGTCCTGACCGATCGCGCGGCAAACATGAAAGTCAGTATTCTTAGCCAGTTCATGCGACCGGCGCTGGCAATTGTCGACCCAGAACTGACCTTCAGTTGCCCCAAGCAGATCACCGCCGATAGCGGGATCGATGCGTTGACCCATGCGGTCGAAGCGTATCTTTCCAAAGATGCCAAAGAGATTGCCGCCCAACCCGGCGAAGCAATTCCATACAGCGGCTGCACGCCGATTGGCGAATTGATGGCCGAGGAAGCCATTGCCTTGGTCGGGCGGTATCTGCCTGCCGCCGTTCACGAGCCCCACAACCAAGTCGCCCGCGAAAAGATGGCCCTGGCAGCGTCACTCGCCGGGCTGGCGTTTTCCAACTGCGGCGTCGCGGTCGTGCATGCGTTGGAATACCCCATTGGTGGCCGCGTGCATTGCAGCCACGGAGCCGGCAACGGGCTGCTGCTGCCGTACGTTATGCGGTACAACTTGCCTCAGCGAGAAGAAAAGCTGGCCCGCATTGCTCAGCTGTTAAACCCGATTGGCGATCACGGTAGCGATATGGAAGCCGCCTTGGTGGCAATTCGCGAAGTCGAACAACTGAAAAGCTTGATCGGCATTCCTGAGAAGTTGAGCACGCTGGGCGTAACCGAAGCGATGCTGCCGGAGTTCGCCGACAAATCGTTCGCGATTTCCCGGTTAATGAACATCAATCCCCGCACCCCCACGCGTGACGATCTGCTACAAATTCTGCGAGACGCTCTGTGA
- a CDS encoding dihydrofolate reductase, with product MRISLIVAASQDWVIGREGDMPWRLSHDLKRFKSLTMGHPMIMGRKTYESIGRLLPGRTTIIVTRDPNYAVEGAVIAHNVADAIAACHAADEAFVVGGAEIYQALLPKVTRLYLTKVQALIPDGDTHFPVLNFAEWELESSEEIPADEKNQYATSFEVWDRLPTAG from the coding sequence ATGAGAATCTCGCTGATTGTCGCGGCCAGCCAAGACTGGGTGATCGGTCGCGAGGGGGACATGCCGTGGCGTTTGTCGCATGATTTGAAACGCTTCAAAAGCCTGACCATGGGGCATCCGATGATCATGGGTCGCAAGACGTACGAATCGATCGGACGCTTGCTGCCAGGCCGCACAACGATTATCGTCACCCGCGATCCCAACTATGCGGTAGAAGGAGCCGTGATCGCCCACAACGTGGCCGATGCCATCGCGGCCTGTCACGCAGCAGACGAAGCGTTTGTGGTTGGCGGAGCGGAAATCTATCAGGCCCTGCTCCCCAAGGTGACACGACTCTATCTCACCAAAGTACAGGCCCTGATTCCCGACGGCGACACGCATTTCCCTGTGCTGAACTTCGCCGAGTGGGAACTCGAATCTTCGGAAGAGATTCCGGCCGACGAGAAGAACCAGTACGCGACCAGTTTCGAAGTGTGGGATCGCCTGCCGACTGCTGGTTGA
- a CDS encoding VOC family protein, with protein MPDLLLEAINPVLPSRDVKKSIQFYVEKLGFSVSFQDADDPRYAAVGRDRIEIHLRWHDSSSWDRVERPNIRIAVCDVEHLYSVFQPLGIFASDTTLRDTAFGTREFGFFDPDGNLLTFYSDLGE; from the coding sequence ATGCCCGACCTCCTGCTTGAAGCCATTAACCCTGTGTTGCCCTCGCGCGACGTGAAGAAGTCGATCCAGTTTTATGTCGAAAAGCTGGGCTTCAGCGTATCGTTCCAAGATGCCGACGACCCACGCTATGCCGCAGTGGGGCGCGATCGGATTGAGATTCATCTCCGCTGGCACGATTCGTCCAGTTGGGATCGTGTCGAGCGTCCGAACATTCGTATTGCCGTGTGCGATGTCGAACACTTGTACAGCGTTTTTCAACCGCTGGGCATTTTCGCCTCCGACACCACCCTGCGCGACACGGCGTTCGGAACGCGTGAGTTTGGCTTCTTCGATCCCGATGGCAACTTGCTGACGTTTTATTCCGACCTAGGGGAGTAA